The proteins below are encoded in one region of Candidatus Nanopelagicales bacterium:
- the cydC gene encoding thiol reductant ABC exporter subunit CydC produces the protein MTDTATPPRAPTLIPGDRRPALLRVVSAARPVGWRLLLAALLGALAIGSSVGLLAASAFLISKAALHPPILELGVAIVAVRAFGIGRGVFRYAERLFGHDAAFRSLTDLRLAMFDRLSTLAPAGARLWRGGDLLSRLVADVDSMLDLYLRVLLPYLVAVMVGSASVLLVALFVPAAAVALAVALLVGGVLVPALSLRSANRSQRMAAPAVGALTADTVTMLDGAAEFIALGEPDRMLERIRAVDAELTTVAARGAKSNALSAAIGALAQGGAVVAALILGTQAVTTGALDGVSLALVVFVPLAAYEAVQALPSAILCLARVRTSAERIVEIVDADDPVPDPVQPCDLPDTLAPGRLCVDGLSAGWESDRWVVEGVNLTLESGSSTALVGPSGSGKSTVAAAIARFAPSQGHIDFDGRDIRTLSGDDVRRIVGVAPQDCHLFDTTIAENVRLARRSATDEEISEILDELGLGPWLESLPNGLGTDVGRFGRSVSAGQRQRIGLARVLVSEQPVVVVDEPTEYLDADSAELVIETLRRRCSRRALLVISHREADVASCDHVVRLPPPDLAAANDRNTR, from the coding sequence GTGACAGACACAGCGACGCCTCCGAGGGCTCCGACGCTGATTCCTGGGGACCGGCGACCTGCGCTTCTCCGGGTTGTCTCAGCGGCCAGACCCGTCGGCTGGCGGCTGCTGCTGGCGGCACTCCTCGGTGCCCTGGCCATTGGCTCATCGGTCGGACTGCTCGCCGCCAGCGCGTTCTTGATCTCCAAGGCGGCGCTACATCCGCCCATCCTCGAGCTCGGAGTGGCTATCGTCGCCGTCCGCGCGTTCGGGATCGGCCGAGGAGTCTTCCGCTATGCCGAACGGCTGTTCGGCCACGACGCCGCGTTCCGTTCGCTGACCGACCTGCGCTTGGCGATGTTCGACCGGCTGTCGACACTCGCTCCGGCCGGGGCCCGCTTGTGGCGCGGCGGGGATCTGCTCAGTCGCTTGGTCGCTGACGTGGACTCGATGCTCGACCTGTACCTGAGAGTGCTCCTGCCATACCTGGTCGCTGTCATGGTCGGCAGCGCGTCGGTGCTACTCGTCGCCCTCTTTGTCCCTGCGGCCGCCGTGGCGCTGGCCGTAGCCCTGTTGGTCGGGGGCGTTCTGGTACCGGCGCTGAGCCTCCGCTCGGCGAACCGCTCACAGCGCATGGCGGCGCCGGCCGTCGGTGCCCTGACCGCGGACACCGTGACCATGCTCGATGGCGCCGCCGAGTTCATCGCGCTAGGCGAACCGGACCGGATGCTGGAGCGGATCCGCGCGGTCGACGCGGAGTTGACCACGGTCGCGGCCCGTGGCGCGAAGTCCAACGCGCTCTCGGCCGCGATCGGAGCGCTCGCCCAGGGGGGCGCCGTCGTCGCGGCCTTGATCCTGGGAACTCAAGCCGTGACGACGGGAGCCCTGGACGGTGTCAGCTTGGCCCTCGTCGTTTTCGTACCTCTGGCTGCCTATGAAGCTGTCCAGGCGCTTCCGAGCGCGATCTTGTGTCTGGCCCGCGTCCGAACCTCCGCTGAGCGGATCGTAGAGATCGTCGACGCCGATGATCCGGTTCCCGATCCGGTCCAGCCGTGCGACCTTCCGGACACGCTCGCACCGGGGCGGCTCTGTGTGGACGGCCTGAGCGCGGGCTGGGAATCCGACCGCTGGGTCGTCGAAGGCGTGAACCTCACCCTGGAGTCCGGCAGCAGCACGGCCCTCGTGGGACCGAGCGGATCGGGCAAGTCCACTGTCGCGGCCGCCATCGCCCGGTTCGCGCCGAGCCAGGGGCACATCGACTTCGACGGCCGGGACATCAGGACGCTGTCCGGCGATGACGTGCGCCGAATCGTGGGTGTGGCGCCGCAGGACTGCCACTTGTTCGACACCACGATCGCGGAGAACGTGCGACTGGCTAGGCGATCAGCGACTGACGAGGAGATCAGCGAGATTCTGGACGAGCTCGGGCTCGGGCCATGGCTGGAGTCTCTCCCGAATGGCTTGGGCACCGATGTCGGCAGGTTCGGCAGATCGGTCTCGGCGGGGCAGCGCCAACGCATCGGCCTGGCCAGGGTGCTGGTTTCCGAGCAACCCGTTGTCGTAGTTGACGAGCCGACCGAATACTTGGACGCGGACAGCGCCGAGCTTGTGATCGAGACTCTAAGGCGCCGATGCTCGCGGCGAGCGCTGCTGGTCATCTCCCACCGCGAGGCCGATGTCGCTTCGTGCGACCACGTCGTGCGCCTCCCCCCTCCCGACTTAGCGGCCGCTAACGACAGAAACACTCGTTAG
- a CDS encoding TIGR03767 family metallophosphoesterase has product MTQTNGLSRRQFMATTAALAGVWMLPKDFLGQVLAAPQLPSEAPTTLQQTIRLGSVLKNKFRVTAAGPGEAYIPRLDLIGKAPAAARLKQRRSLLYLGHLSDNHIIDAQSPGRLEPLVALTATFVDATRPHDTMTVQVLSAMVTSLVDAMESPLTGAPMAAVFNTGDNADSMSALELRWSINTLDGVAVTPNSGAPGVYEGIQVWPESTYAYQPGNPGADEYGTYGFPQLDGVLDAAVSQNVESPGLPVPWYSVYGNHDSLFMGNINPGEMMRQWATGESKAATWSGSGFNMLNGWEASTSALQRLVDQVQYQLGLRPGTRKVTPDAKRSMLEQGQFMREHMNTTPLPGPVGHGFTSENLKNGETWWKTDVGPFFRVFGLDSCSQVAGANGAIPEAQFNWLKSELAKATAEKKLCLINSHHNSLSLDNDAEPTLAAGQRLVHAEEFVEMLLGFPHMIAWFNGHSHRNMIIPHAKSGAGFWEIAAASCVDYPQQQQLLEIVDNRDGTLSIFTTVINHSSPPVWTEGDYSQTGLASLSRQLAGNSWMFEPWTLVGSPLDRNTELLMPAPFDMSQITDAQLEKSHVAQRARLAAYRKGKPA; this is encoded by the coding sequence ATGACTCAGACCAATGGCCTTTCGCGCAGGCAATTCATGGCGACAACGGCCGCGCTCGCGGGAGTGTGGATGCTGCCCAAGGACTTCCTTGGCCAGGTACTGGCCGCGCCGCAGCTACCCTCGGAAGCCCCGACGACTCTGCAGCAGACGATCAGGCTTGGGTCGGTGCTGAAGAACAAGTTCCGCGTCACGGCCGCCGGTCCCGGGGAGGCCTACATTCCGCGTCTGGACCTGATCGGCAAGGCCCCGGCCGCTGCGAGGCTGAAGCAGCGCCGCTCGTTGTTGTACTTGGGTCACCTGAGCGACAACCACATCATCGACGCTCAGTCCCCAGGGCGGCTGGAGCCACTGGTAGCTCTGACGGCGACATTCGTTGACGCCACGCGCCCGCACGACACGATGACAGTCCAGGTGCTGTCGGCGATGGTGACGTCACTGGTCGACGCGATGGAGAGCCCGCTGACGGGCGCCCCGATGGCCGCTGTGTTCAACACGGGCGACAACGCGGACTCGATGTCGGCGCTGGAGCTGCGCTGGAGCATCAACACGCTGGACGGTGTGGCGGTAACTCCGAACAGCGGGGCGCCGGGTGTCTATGAGGGCATCCAGGTTTGGCCTGAGTCGACGTACGCGTACCAGCCAGGCAACCCTGGAGCTGACGAATACGGAACCTACGGGTTCCCGCAGCTGGACGGTGTTCTAGATGCCGCCGTCAGCCAGAACGTGGAGTCCCCGGGGCTGCCCGTCCCGTGGTACTCGGTGTACGGCAACCACGACTCGTTGTTCATGGGCAACATCAACCCCGGTGAGATGATGAGGCAGTGGGCCACGGGCGAAAGCAAGGCGGCGACCTGGTCGGGCAGCGGGTTCAACATGCTGAACGGCTGGGAGGCCAGCACGAGCGCGTTGCAGCGCCTGGTCGATCAGGTGCAGTACCAGCTGGGACTTCGTCCTGGAACCCGAAAGGTGACTCCTGACGCGAAGCGGTCCATGCTCGAACAGGGTCAGTTCATGCGGGAGCACATGAACACGACGCCTCTGCCCGGGCCTGTCGGGCATGGCTTCACATCTGAGAACCTCAAGAACGGCGAAACCTGGTGGAAGACCGACGTCGGGCCGTTCTTCCGCGTGTTCGGCCTGGACTCCTGCAGCCAGGTAGCTGGCGCCAACGGTGCGATCCCGGAGGCCCAGTTCAACTGGTTGAAGTCAGAACTGGCCAAGGCGACGGCGGAGAAGAAGCTGTGTCTGATCAACAGCCACCACAACTCGCTGAGCCTGGACAACGATGCTGAGCCGACACTGGCCGCCGGTCAGCGGCTTGTCCACGCCGAGGAGTTCGTGGAGATGCTGTTGGGGTTCCCGCACATGATCGCGTGGTTCAACGGCCACTCGCACCGGAACATGATCATCCCCCACGCGAAGTCCGGCGCGGGTTTTTGGGAGATTGCGGCGGCGTCGTGCGTGGACTATCCGCAGCAGCAACAGTTGCTGGAAATCGTGGACAACCGCGATGGGACTCTCTCCATCTTCACTACCGTCATCAACCATTCGTCACCGCCGGTATGGACCGAGGGCGACTACTCCCAGACCGGGCTTGCTTCCCTGAGCCGGCAGCTGGCGGGCAACAGTTGGATGTTCGAGCCGTGGACGCTCGTCGGGTCGCCCCTGGACCGCAATACCGAGCTGCTGATGCCCGCGCCGTTCGACATGAGCCAGATCACCGACGCACAGCTTGAGAAGTCCCATGTGGCTCAAAGAGCGCGCCTAGCCGCCTACCGGAAGGGGAAGCCAGCATGA
- the galE gene encoding UDP-glucose 4-epimerase GalE, producing MKWLLTGGAGYIGSHVSRSLLASGREVVVLDDLSTGLAERVPDGVALEQGSVCDGSFVTSVMRRHGIDGVIHLAAKKAVEESVAKPLWYFRENVGGILTVLESMVETGASRIVYSSSAAVYGHAEVMPVTEDSPTVPISPYGETKIIGEWAVADAAQASGLSWVALRYFNVAGAGSPDLGDTSVANLIPILLRNAAGGAPANVFGSDYPTPDGTCVRDYIHVSDLAEAHVAAAALMEEGSVREIVNVGTGRGSSVLEVIDSVNRALGRQIPVEIAERRPGDPPALVASAAKAREVLRWKAIRELDEMTSSALEAVT from the coding sequence ATGAAATGGCTGCTCACGGGAGGCGCGGGCTACATCGGTTCCCATGTCTCGCGCTCGCTCCTGGCATCAGGCCGCGAAGTCGTCGTGCTGGATGATCTATCGACCGGTCTGGCCGAGCGGGTGCCGGATGGCGTCGCGCTCGAACAAGGCTCGGTGTGTGACGGGTCATTCGTCACATCCGTCATGCGGCGCCACGGCATCGACGGCGTCATCCACCTGGCCGCCAAGAAGGCGGTGGAGGAGTCGGTGGCCAAGCCGCTGTGGTACTTCAGGGAGAACGTCGGCGGGATCTTGACGGTTCTGGAATCCATGGTCGAGACGGGCGCATCGAGGATCGTCTACTCCTCATCCGCCGCGGTCTACGGTCACGCGGAAGTCATGCCCGTCACGGAGGATAGCCCGACCGTTCCGATCTCGCCGTATGGAGAGACGAAGATCATCGGGGAATGGGCTGTAGCGGACGCTGCCCAGGCCAGCGGACTGTCGTGGGTGGCTCTTCGGTACTTCAACGTCGCCGGCGCTGGATCACCTGACCTCGGCGACACGAGCGTGGCCAACTTGATCCCCATACTGTTGCGGAACGCCGCCGGGGGAGCCCCCGCCAACGTATTCGGTTCGGACTACCCAACGCCGGACGGCACCTGCGTGCGCGACTACATCCACGTGTCGGACCTGGCGGAGGCTCACGTCGCCGCCGCTGCTCTGATGGAGGAGGGATCCGTACGCGAGATCGTCAACGTCGGCACGGGGCGTGGCTCCAGCGTCCTGGAAGTCATCGACTCTGTGAACCGGGCGCTGGGCCGCCAGATTCCGGTCGAGATTGCCGAACGCCGACCCGGAGACCCCCCAGCGCTGGTAGCGTCCGCCGCAAAGGCCCGCGAAGTCCTTCGCTGGAAGGCGATCCGGGAACTGGATGAGATGACATCTTCGGCTCTGGAGGCAGTGACATGA
- a CDS encoding methyltransferase domain-containing protein, whose product MSFSRWNRARKARFALDFIRRHDLRSVLLVGVAQAAGHYATENHVERVIADSGAYVVASGLHQIDDTWSEYQQCDALALPFRDDEFDLVYSNAVIEHVGRQAEQAKYVSEHSRVGRAWIITTPNRLFPIESHTMTMFRHMSPAWSTPSVTRLLSPGDLKSLLPPGSRIKGSVLSPTLTAYASPARLGKHQTRLQ is encoded by the coding sequence ATGTCCTTCAGTCGTTGGAACCGTGCACGGAAAGCTCGCTTCGCGCTCGATTTCATCCGGCGGCACGATCTGCGGTCCGTGCTCCTAGTGGGTGTGGCACAGGCCGCCGGGCACTATGCAACCGAGAACCACGTGGAGCGAGTGATCGCGGACAGCGGCGCCTACGTTGTGGCATCTGGCCTTCATCAGATCGATGACACGTGGTCCGAGTACCAGCAGTGCGACGCCCTTGCCCTCCCGTTTCGAGACGACGAATTCGATCTCGTCTACTCCAACGCGGTGATTGAGCATGTAGGACGGCAAGCCGAACAGGCGAAGTACGTCTCAGAGCATTCCCGCGTGGGACGGGCCTGGATAATCACTACGCCCAATCGGCTCTTCCCGATCGAGTCTCACACAATGACCATGTTCCGGCACATGTCGCCAGCCTGGAGCACGCCATCCGTCACGCGCCTACTGAGCCCAGGAGATCTGAAATCTCTTCTTCCCCCCGGATCACGGATCAAAGGATCTGTGTTGTCGCCGACCCTCACCGCTTACGCATCACCGGCGAGATTAGGGAAGCACCAAACTCGCCTTCAGTGA